Proteins from one Podospora pseudocomata strain CBS 415.72m chromosome 4, whole genome shotgun sequence genomic window:
- a CDS encoding hypothetical protein (EggNog:ENOG503PR3S), whose translation MCMQKDKVWLECNHRAFFRFEPCARLGHGCFGAGGDHDEVHVQDICADCKRKDPNPAAREAERVRREMELRARRAEEERVAQIKRLQIEARRRAEDAKRKQEEEALKSARRRERERRQLEKQVDDRAAKALESHKRKHEGGEEDEPKAKRQRGRGGGG comes from the coding sequence ATGTGCATGCAGAAAGACAAAGTCTGGTTAGAGTGCAATCACCGCGCCTTTTTTCGCTTCGAGCCCTGCGCCAGGCTCGGCCACGGCTGCTTCGGTGCCGGCGGCGACCACGACGAGGTGCACGTGCAAGATATCTGCGCAGACTGCAAGAGAAAAGACCCCAACCCTGCCGCCCGCGAGGCcgagagggtgaggagggagatggagctgCGCGCtaggagggcggaggaagagCGTGTTGCGCAGATCAAAAGGCTTCAGATTGAGGctaggaggagggcagaggATGCGAAGAgaaagcaggaggaggaagcgctCAAGtcggcgaggagaagggagagggaaaggcgGCAGTTGGAGAAGCAGGTTGATGATAGGGCTGCGAAAGCTCTGGAGAGTCATAAACGGAAAcatgaagggggggaggaggatgaaccGAAGGCTAAGCGacagagagggaggggtggcggtggatga
- a CDS encoding hypothetical protein (EggNog:ENOG503NZ5T; COG:S) — MSDVETKDQTLAPEQQQEEQEEQQEQQAAPREEATPTPPPAPPSGSDTSPKAKAGAGAEAAAAKKRTASTSTAGVRRPTGTSSATGKPAAGTASRIGTAGGLTRPSTTRTAAGSTVPKRPGTAASSVSHRSQPSQSEDEKKRPTASATRRTSILPGGAADSPGKASRTSTIAGSTAAARKPAAAGTTTASRSASGTVRTTATTGSAPPTTTRTATRPPTTGAVADAKKRLSTVGVSTAGAAPRHAARPSLASGTSATAAAAAAESAKETEELKVKLSSSEAEIAELEAQIASRQAKIDELTEQLSAAQQARQEAPESAIDQDVLEALRTEHAAVIEELNKKVTETEEQLASVQAELTAKQSELAAAASAKETAEAEIASLKQKLERRQADHEAELKNAKESLSGSEEENTAKLEALRKSLSEQYEANVHALKEKHQEEIQQVKLESAGTQKELVERGNEMLEELREKNKLLDKEVQDEVARLREALVAAEEAGNVIKAEIAGKNEIVVALQTRNSELESELSAVRDGLSKAQNAHAELEKIMAGLKEEAAVNEAAFSKLKEEHAQLTEDHAKLTAAHASQTDHHNEQLKQISQDYEKEIEDLRGDAFFKRKFEELEAKHAELVQAHEQAVASHAQALEAAKAERDNAINALKAKEEEHQQALDALRASHAEELEGAKSATRQAQEAGEEEIHSLKESHSKHIEILKEESKASLAKALEDLEAGHAAELDAARSAGDVSLQTRIEQFEREVEAKHAEELEQALQEVRAKHAEEVAKLTGDLQAAQAMAEELKAVLKDSEGQRAEAKALIDYREEEMAKFQAKFAELEASVKEIQAKNAELEAKNAESVAKHNLELEAVNARHDSLLAEIKAKYAADSEAQLRGLEKEQQAKADAEAAAEALRAENVKLQQEVDEMGGQLAMEKMEKFTAQAELDAVKNAKQDTSEINGLREQVSFFQARYDADVAKAQEAASKASAEVAALEQELAAVQKDLEEAEKKIEVGKADYKDLHDIFVEHGNSKTALENDKAELENRLSEVEQRLSEAEQRVSEADKEVAELTAQLKIREAELAEVKTKGEPAKGLAASRFAQPAEENGSNGVPAAEGEPELDNSSAALASIAKAQAGISQLAELDDDIAKSNQRILQSITDGVPQASSA; from the exons atgtcaGACGTCGAGACCAAAGATCAGACTCTTGCccctgagcagcagcaggaggagcaggaggagcagcaggagcagcaagcGGCTCCAAGAGAAGAGGCCACCCCGAcacctcccccagcaccGCCGTCTGGCTCCGACACCTCTCCCAAGGCGAAGGCTGGAGCCGGAGCAGAAGCCGCCGCTGCAAAGAAACGTACCGCTTCGACCTCTACCGCTGGTGTCCGCCGTCCAACCGGGACTAGCAGTGCCACTGGCAAGCCAGCTGCTGGAACCGCATCACGAATAGGCACCGCAGGTGGCTTGACTAGACCCTCGACGACACGGACGGCCGCTGGTTCTACGGTTCCCAAGCGCCCAGGCACCGCCGCTTCCTCTGTGTCCCATCGCTCCCAGCCTTCCCAGTCCGAAGATGAGAAGAAAAGGCCCACAGCTTCGGCGACACGCCGCACCTCGATCCTGCCCGGCGGTGCCGCTGACTCTCCGGGTAAGGCCAGCAGAACAAGTACCATTGCCGGTAGCACTGCCGCCGCAAGAAAGCCTGCGgccgccggcaccaccacggcaTCCCGGTCAGCTTCTGGCACGGTTCGAACAACAGCCACGACCGGCTCGGCTCCCCCGACTACCACACGCACTGCCACCAGACCACCGACCACCGGCGCCGTTGCCGATGCTAAGAAGAGATTGTCGACGGTCGGAGTCTCCACTGCTGGCGCCGCTCCTCGACACGCTGCTCGTCCCTCGTTGGCCTCGGGCACATCTGCCACAGCCGCCGCTGCGGCTGCCGAGTCTGCCAAGGAGAccgaggagctcaaggtcAAGCTGTCGTCTAGTGAGGCCGAAATCGCGGAGCTCGAGGCTCAGATTGCTTCTCGCCAGGCCAAGATTGACGAGCTCACAGAGCAATTGAGTGCCGCCCAGCAAGCGAGGCAGGAAGCTCCCGAGTCCGCCATCGATCAGGATGTCTTGGAAGCTCTCAGGACAGAGCATGCCGCCGTGATCGAGGAATTGAACAAGAAGGTCACAGAAACCGAAGAACAGCTGGCCTCCGTCCAGGCCGAGCTTACCGCCAAGCAAAGtgagcttgctgctgccgcaaGCGCCAAGGAAAcggccgaggccgagattgCTAGCCTCAAGCAGAAACTCGAGAGACGGCAGGCGGACCACGAGGCTGAGCTCAAGAACGCCAAGGAAAGCCTCTCGGGgtcggaagaggagaatACTGCTAAGCTGGAGGCACTACGAAAATCCTTGAGTGAACAGTACGAGGCAAATGTTCACGCATTGAAGGAGAAGCATCAGGAGGAGATCCAGCAGGTCAAGCTTGAATCTGCCGGTACTCAGAAGGAACTGGTAGAGAGAGGAAACGAAATGCTCGAGGAGTTGCGTGAGAAGAATAAGCTTTTGGACAAGGAGGTGCAGGATGAGGTTGCGCGACTTAGGGAAGCGCTCGTagctgccgaggaggcgggaAATGTTATCAAGGCTGAGATCGCGGGCAAGAACGAAATAGTCGTTGCCTTGCAGACGCGTAACTCTGAGCTCGAGTCTGAACTCTCCGCCGTTCGGGACGGGCTCAGCAAGGCCCAGAATGCTCACGCTGAGCTCGAGAAGATTATGGCCGgcttgaaggaggaggctgctgtcAACGAGGCTGCTTTTTCCAAGCTCAAGGAAGAGCATGCCCAGTTGACAGAGGATCATGCCAAGCTGACAGCTGCTCACGCCAGTCAAACCGACCACCACAATGAACAACTCAAACAGATCAGCCAGGATTACGaaaaggagattgaggatcTCCGTGGGGATGCCTTTTTCAAGAGAAAGTTTGAAGAATTGGAGGCCAAGCATGCCGAGCTTGTTCAGGCTCACGAGCAGGCCGTAGCAAGTCACGCACAAGCTCTTGAGGCTGCCAAAGCCGAACGCGACAATGCCATCAACGCGCTGAAagccaaggaggaagaacatcaacaagcttTGGATGCTCTGCGTGCGAGCCATGCCGAAGAGCTGGAAGGCGCCAAGAGCGCCACAAGGCAGGCCCAggaggcgggcgaggaggagattcaTTCTCTCAAGGAGAGCCACAGCAAGCATATTGAGATattgaaggaggagagcaaagCCAGTTTGGCCAAGGCGCTCGAGGATCTTGAAGCAGGCCACGCCGCCGAACTTGATGCCGCTCGGTCCGCTGGAGATGTCAGCCTCCAAACTCGAATAGAGCAATTCGAGAGGGAAGTCGAGGCCAAGCACGCTGAGGAGTTGGAGCAGGCGCTGCAAGAGGTCCGGGCCAAGcatgcggaggaggttgccaaGCTGACAGGCGACTTGCAGGCTGCCCAAGCCATGGCTGAGGAGCTGAAAGCGGTGCTGAAGGACAGCGAGGGTCAACGGGCTGAGGCCAAGGCCTTGATTGACTACCGCGAGGAAGAAATGGCCAAGTTTCAAGCCAAGTTTGCTGAACTGGAGGCATCGGTCAAGGAAATTCAAGCGAAAAATGCCGAACTTGAGGCAAAGAACGCCGAGTCTGTGGCCAAGCACAATCTCGAGTTGGAAGCCGTCAATGCTCGTCACGACAGCCTCCTTGCCGAGATCAAAGCCAAGTATGCCGCTGATTCCGAGGCCCAGCTCAGGggcttggagaaggagcaacAGGCCAAGGCGGATGCTGAGGCGGCCGCTGAGGCTCTGAGGGCGGAGAACGTCAAGCTGCAGCAAgaggtggatgagatgggtGGCCAGCTCGCCATGGAAAAGATGGAAAAGTTCACTGCCCAGGCGGAATTGGACGCTGTCAAGAATGCCAAACAAGATACAAGTGAGATTAATGGCCTCCGCGAGCAGGTCAGCTTTTTCCAGGCACGCTACGACGCGGATGTGGCCAAGGCACAGGAAGCTGCCAGCAAGGCCAGTGCTGAGGTTGCCGCTCTCGAGCAggagcttgctgctgttCAAAAGGATCTCGAGGAagcagagaagaagatcgagGTTGGCAAGGCCGACTACAAGGATCTCCACGATATCTTTGTGGAACATGGCAACAGCAAGACGGCTCTGGAGAACGACAAGGCCGAGCTGGAGAATCGTCTGTCCGAGGTGGAACAGCGGCTCTCTGAGGCGGAGCAGCGGGTATCCGAGGCCGACAAGGAGGTTGCAGAGCTCACGGCGCAGCTCAAGATCCGGGAGGCCGAGCTTGCAGAGGTCAAG ACCAAGGGCGAACCCGCCAAGGGCCTCGCGGCGAGCCGGTTTGCGCAACCGGCGGAGGAGAATGGGAGCAATGGAGTACCCGCAGCGGAAGGTGAGCCTGAGCTGGACAACTCTTCGGCGGCGCTAGCTTCG ATCGCTAAAGCCCAGGCGGGAATCAGCCAGCTTGCCGAGCTGGACGACGACATTGCCAAGTCGAACCAGCGAATCCTCCAGTCCATCACGGACGGCGTGCCACAGGCGTCATCAGCCTAG
- the RGT1 gene encoding Glucose-responsive transcription factor (COG:K; EggNog:ENOG503P0T7), which translates to MDVTKPDPDAEGVVMQQSYPSPMVDSADAQYYQIANHREHDGQMAAHQGGQEVPDGLPNLTAHQEHHEHEEHHDLHELQELQEPPAPQQHDSRPQVSADELQLAAQLTQGLTQGMNQMMAPADMATVESEVQEQQPLPQQLGEEHQQHQQQQAEVQAPSVPNLQEQLEASLQNHERELQNQNHNLQNQNHEHELQDHNHELQGHEHELQAHNHELQNHGLQVENVMPHHEQTQTQHHFPQNPPPPPHLPTHLSMEHMPSVHPTYQMPDNTPPRKRSKVSRACDECRRKKIKCDAQSEASEQACSNCRRSSAQCLFSRVPQKRGPSKGRYIKELADRINSIEGKLNSNVAADGLEDTTRRSSSEAFASPVLGDDGRKRPFSSISADPYATAASPNRIPTTYGTEHRPILPYVHPDFRPPNPASANDLALKTMPPLPTFPSGNELGLQSQTADGLMDSISPNGTTGQSHQPDHHHHHHHHHQQQQQQQQQLPEIDDATFDKYLEAIHPTFPVLASTKARVQSLLWQASFPLQNAFHQAFFAMIRPFSPEVPGGDLMVASRLLSAELAQGGRSPPEDLLTLQGLVMLIIASDCQGVSAGTAKWKNGVFGQAVGLGWAMGLHTRRVPEVEEEGFDPNSDDNVGLRAWWVLVTLDRWDAAGRGRPTFMPNDTVVVLPGLKAVVGEGVWELIRLSHVLGFLIPTISTMRNSLDPFAASASLVMAENYALMAAEMVRLAFPTGAVSTGPVVQMAYWHVQILRQLVGASRVPLRILEACKSQVSLLANSHEVVCPLTHHFLGLVGVALVELGRVKETEGEAWELVGYLLEYRIAASSCNEEVRRGLEGVKRGKGLRRLAELATGDGQGRGEMGRVLGEGYLSFWERSDEEGRVEEAEGHGQQEEQQHHGEVQQPEAPLQEAQQGQQEDVVMHDELDPGQAQRAQEDEERAAHAAAVAAVAAINSAGLSAAGEAETIPAPVGEGGVSKTEEQQLQSHPQVEGGHQGGDIGLGLQMALGVAPPPAAV; encoded by the exons ATGGACGTCACAAAACCAGACCCGGATGCCGAGGGTGTCGTCATGCAACAGAGTTATCCCTCGCCTATGGTCGACAGCGCCGATGCCCAGTACTACCAGATTGCCAATCACCGCGAACACGATGGGCAGATGGCTGCTCATCAAGGGGGGCAAGAGGTGCCGGATGGATTGCCGAACTTGACGGCGCATCAGGAGCATCATGAGCACGAGGAACATCACGATTTGCATGAGCTTCAAGAGCTGCAGGAGCCACCTGCACCGCAGCAGCATGATTCGAGGCCACAGGTCAGCGCGGATGAGCTTCAGCTTGCGGCTCAGTTGACGCAGGGCTTGACGCAGGGGATGAACCAGATGATGGCGCCGGCTGATATGGCGACTGTGGAGAGCGAGGTGCAGGAACAGCAACCGTTGCCGCAGCAGCTGGGGGAGGaacatcagcagcatcagcagcagcaagcggAGGTGCAAGCTCCATCGGTGCCGAACCTTCAGGAGCAGCTCGAGGCCTCGCTTCAGAATCACGAGCGGGAACTGCAAAACCAGAATCATAATCttcagaaccagaaccatGAGCATGAGCTCCAGGATCACAACCATGAGCTCCAGGGTCATGAACATGAACTCCAGGCTCATAACCATGAGCTGCAGAACCATGGCCTTCAGGTTGAGAATGTGATGCCGCATCATGAGCAGACTCAGACACAGCACCATTTTCCTCAGaatccgccgccgccgccacatCTCCCGACGCATTTGTCTATGGAGCACATGCCCAGTGTGCACCCGACATATCAGATGCCGGATAATACTCCGCCAAGGAAGCGATCCAAAGTATCTCGGGCCTGTGATGAGTGTaggaggaagaagatcaAGTGTGATGCGCAGTCGGAAGCGAGTGAACAGGCGTGTTCGAATTGTCGAAGGTCTAGTGCTCAGTGTCTGTTCAGTCGGGTGCCTCAGAAGCGTGGTCCGAGTAAAGG TAGGTACATCAAAGAATTGGCCGACAGGATCAACTCCATCGAAGGGaagctcaacagcaacgTGGCTGCTGACGGGTTGGAAGATACCACCCGCAGGTCATCCTCTGAGGCCTTTGCCTCCCCAGTCCTGGGTGACGACGGTCGGAAGCGTCCGTTTTCGAGCATCTCAGCCGATCCTTACGCTACGGCTGCTTCTCCAAATCGTATCCCAACCACATATGGTACCGAACACAGGCCAATATTACCCTATGTTCACCCAGACTTTAGGCCGCCAAATCCAGCCAGCGCGAATGATTTGGCGCTGAAGACTATGCCCCCTTTGCCTACCTTTCCTTCGGGCAACGAGCTAGGTCTACAGTCTCAGACAGCAGATGGGTTGATGGATTCAATATCACCCAATGGAACCACTGGTCAAAGTCATCAacctgaccaccaccaccaccaccaccaccaccaccagcagcagcagcagcagcagcagcaacttcCCGAAATCGATGATGCGACCTTTGATAAATATCTCGAGGCTATTCACCCTACATTTCCTGTTTTGGCTTCTACAAAGGCTCGTGTACAGTCATTACTCTGGCAAGCGAGTTTTCCATTACAAAATGCCTTCCACCAGGCTTTCTTTGCAATGATACGGCCTTTCTCACCAGAAGTTCCAGGAGGGGATTTGATGGTAGCCAGTCGGCTTCTTTCCGCCGAACTCGCTCAAGGGGGGAGGTCACCGCCAGAGGATTTACTCACGTTGCAGGGGTTAGTAATGTTGATTATTGCTTCTGACTGCCAGGGTGTGTCAGCTGGAACTGCAAAATGGAAGAATGGGGTCTTCGGACAAGCGGTTGGTCTGGGGTGGGCGATGGGGTTGCATACGAGGCGGGTgccggaggtggaggaagaggggttTGATCCGAACAGTGATGATAATGTTGGGTTGAGGGCGTGGTGGGTGCTGGTTACGTTGGACAGGTGGGAtgcggcggggagggggaggccgACGTTTATGCCGAATGACACGGTTGTTGTGTTGCCTGGGTTGAAggcggtggttggggagggggtgtgggagCTTATAA GACTCTCACACGTGCTGGGCTTCTTAATCCCTACGATCTCCACAATGAGAAACTCTCTCGATCCCTTTGCGGCTTCGGCATCACTCGTCATGGCGGAGAACTATGCCCTTATGGCAGCGGAGATGGTGAGGCTGGCGTTTCCAACGGGGGCGGTTAGCACTGGCCCTGTGGTGCAAATGGCCTATTGGCATGTTCAAATCTTACGGCAGCTGGTGGGTGCCTCTCGCGTACCGTTGCGGATTTTGGAGGCGTGTAAGAGCCAGGTATCGCTGCTGGCGAATAGTCACGAGGTTGTTTGTCCTTTGACGCATCACTTTTTGGGCCTGGTAGGAGTGGCGCTTGTGGAGCTGGGAAGGGTAAAGGAAACGGAAGGGGAGGCATGGGAGTTGGTGGGGTATCTGTTGGAGTATAGGATTGCGGCTTCGAGTTGTAATGAAGAGGttaggagggggttggaaggggtgaagagggggaaggggttgaggcgGTTGGCGGAGTTGGCTACGGGGGATGGgcaggggagaggggagatggggagggtgttgggggaaGGGTATTTATctttttgggagaggagtgatgaggagggtcgTGTAGAAGAGGCAGAGGGGCATGgtcagcaggaggagcagcagcatcatggGGAGGTACAGCAGCCCGAGGCCCCACTACAGGAGGCCCAGCAAGGACAACAGGAGGACGTGGTCATGCATGATGAGCTGGATCCTGGGCAGGCACAACGAGCacaggaggatgaggagagagCTGctcatgctgctgctgttgcggctgttgctgctaTCAACAGTGCTGGCTTgtctgctgctggcgaggCGGAGACAATTCCTGCTCCggttggggaaggtggtgtgTCTAAGACGGAAGAGCAGCAGTTACAATCTCACCCGCAGGTAGAAGGAGGGCATCAAGGAGGGGATATTGGGTTGGGACTGCAGATGGCGTTAGGGGTGgctccaccgccggcggcTGTTTAG
- a CDS encoding hypothetical protein (EggNog:ENOG503P4AU; COG:S): MSETRKRKHPANESSIERIKSSKMPKETPPSKPPSQPTPSQPTLSTTPSNDDPFPVNWPKSLPYLTTPAYSPQITPSQLSLLRTLDPDLPTIPGSFPLGPAPHVKITPITDLKHPAHGQSGLFATQHLPPDTLILPYLGHYHPGSGPGLQDEDYDYTKSDYDLWLDRDADVAVDAARAGNEARFVNDYRGIPFTPREPVPGQKKPPKQQKGKPNAEFKVAWDERTGQKVMSVWVLPRGKKGLNTGIERGEEVMVSYGRGFWEGRKQEGEGEN; the protein is encoded by the exons ATGTCAGAAAcccgaaaaagaaaacacccCGCCAACGAGTCCAGTATAGAAAGGATCAAATCGAGTAAAATGCCGAaagaaacaccaccctcaaaaCCGCCATCACAACCCACGCCATCACAACCCACGCTATCCACTACTCCCAGCAACGACGATCCCTTTCCCGTAAACTGGCCCAAATCCCTCCCTTATCTCACTACCCCCGCCTACTCCCCTCAAATAACACCCTCCcaactctccctcctccgcacccTGGATCCcgacctccccaccatcccggGATCTTTCCCCCTCGGCCCAGCACCTCACGTCAAAATAACCCCCATCACTGATCTAAAAC ATCCCGCCCACGGCCAATCCGGCCTCTTCGCaacccaacacctccccccagacaccctcatcctcccctaCCTAGGCCACTATCACCCTGGTTCCGGCCCCGGCCTCCAAGACGAAGATTACGACTACACCAAATCAGACTACGACCTCTGGCTAGACCGCGACGCAGATGTCGCCGTCGACGCAGCCAGAGCTGGCAACGAGGCTAGGTTCGTGAACGATTACCGCGGTATACCCTTCACCCCCCGGGAGCCAGTTCCCGGGCAGAAGAAACCACCAAAGCAACAAAAGGGGAAGCCAAACGCCGAGTTCAAAGTCGCGTGGGATGAGAGGACGGGACAAAAGGTGATGAGCGTGTGGGTTTTGCCTAGGGGGAAAAAAGGGTTGAATACCGGGAtcgagaggggggaagaggtgatggtgagttatgggagggggttttgggagggacggaagcaggagggggagggcgagaaTTGA
- a CDS encoding hypothetical protein (EggNog:ENOG503NW5A; COG:L), whose amino-acid sequence MPGRKRSAPIDNPSPRTIRATRSSARRTAAKNDNDVIPDVVKEMVVEVRKAKQAAAENEDTPTEPPRKRKRPGEKPAKPSKENDAGNDGNDEEIEFEDVPIPAPTIQTMVRDTDDEEDDDDDDDDIQFEDVNINGAQANTRYEGPKTLDLDLTAYMASLAPKKGDRRKALGREEKDRRIETHKVHLLCLLAHVELRNRWCNDPEVQDALRPLLSRKTVGFLRPRASLNQFSRTESLRRGISEAKEVFRTRFEITERGLQRALWAENLDQLKDYKPPPDAETTRNKADFLKAAQTLRGSRDVGAQLFCALLRSVGVEARLVCSLQPLACVAGAPAMPKPSSKTTPKAKQPSKAEQYLAAVAKHETKFTPTTPGTIPRSRLGHPDATSYQIPSLLAPSPSTPPPLPTPKTQVKKIKGESPFPICWVEILDHAHQKYHPVDPLVTFSQFNPKVYEPPSSDLLNSLTYAVAFNPDSSCLDVTRRYAKAYNSKTRRWRIDGLVSSRNGLKGERWLRAALRRYQPPSVTDLLQIELNELKAAELKEPMPRNVMDFRDHPVYALERHLRRNEVLVPGAQVSGTCGGGGLERIYRRRDVKVARTRERWFRLGRVVKGGEVPVKVLPKMKRKKKGRLGDGDDDEEGEQGAGNPVFIESQTEVYVPPPVVGGRVPRNRFGNVDVYVPSMVPRGGVHLPHERARRAAFVLGIDAAPALTGFEFRGRQGTAVLRGVVVAAEYKGAMEAVIQGLEDMEVEEEQERKTRMLLAVWRRMLKGLRIRERIMDGVDEEAEAEAEARKQEDKGKAKEVDMPDFDDTATPFHDDEDEDSAGRGGFFPSTNLDSDDEGGGGGFMVEEEEEEGGGFVIE is encoded by the exons ATGCCTGGAAGGAAACGAAGCGCCCCGATCGACAACCCCAGCCCACGGACCATCCGCGCCACCCGCTCCAGCGCTCGCAGGACAGCTGCCAAAAATGACAATGATGTTATTCCCGATGTGGTCAAAGAAATGGTGGTGGAAGTGAGGAAAGCGAAACAAGCTGCCGCAGAAAATGAAGACACTCCAACAGAACCGCCACGAAAGCGGAAACGACCAGGGGAGAAACCCGCCAAGCCATCCAAGGAGAATGACGCTGGGAATGACGGCAATGATGAGGAGATTGAGTTTGAAGATGTTCCAATACCTGCTCCGACCATCCAGACCATGGTTAGAGACacggatgacgaggaggatgacgatgacgatgacgatgatatCCAGTTTGAGGACGTCAATATCAACGGTGCTCAAGCAAACACAAGATATGAAGGGCCGAAGACGTTGGATCTTGATCTCACTGCTTATATGGCCTCGTTGGCTCCGAAAAAAGGAGACCGTCGCAAGGcattggggagggaggaaaaggaccGTCGTATAGAGACACACAAGGTTCATCTTCTCTGTCTGCTGGCTCACGTAGAGTTGAGGAACCGGTGGTGCAACGACCCCGAGGTTCAAGATGCTCTTCGTCCGCTGCTGTCTCGGAAAACAGTAGGATTTTTGCGTCCGAGGGCAAGTCTGAACCAGTTCAGCCGGACTGAATCACTGAGAAGGGGTATCtccgaggccaaggaggtgTTCAGAACCAGGTTTGAGATCACTGAGCGAGGGCTACAGAGAGCCCTCTGGGCGGAAAATCTGGACCAACTGAAAGATTAcaaaccacccccagacGCGGAAACCACCCGCAACAAAGCCGACTTTCTCAAAGCAGCCCAAACCCTCCGCGGCTCCCGCGACGTCGGCGCCCAGCTCTTTTgcgccctcctccgctcGGTAGGAGTAGAAGCCCGTCTGGTCTGctctctccaacccctcgccTGCGTCGCAGGGGCGCCGGCCATGCCTAAGCCATCATCCAAAACCACGCCGAAAGCTAAACAACCCTCCAAAGCAGAGCAATACTTAGCAGCCGTGGCCAAACACGAAACAAAattcacccccaccacccctggCACAATCCCCCGCTCCCGTCTAGGCCACCCAGACGCAACATCCTACcaaatcccctccctcctcgccccttctccttctaccccccctcctttaCCCACCCCTAAAACCCAAGTCAAAAAAATCAAAGGCGAATCCCCCTTTCCGATCTGCTGGGTCGAAATCCTCGACCACGCCCACCAGAAATACCACCCCGTCGATCCTCTAGTCACCTTTTCCCAGTTCAATCCCAAGGTCTACGAACCCCCCTCTTCtgacctcctcaactccctcacctACGCCGTGGCCTTCAACCCCGACTCTTCCTGTCTCGACGTAACCCGCCGTTACGCAAAAGCGTACAACTCAAAAACCAGACGGTGGAGAATCGACGGCTTAGTTTCGTCACGCAACGGCCTGAAAGGTGAACGCTGGCTGAGGGCCGCGCTGAGGAGGTATCAGCCCCCGTCCGTGACGGACTTGCTGCAGATTGAACTCAACGAGCTGAAAGCGGCCGAGCTGAAGGagccgatgccgaggaatGTGATGGATTTTAGGGATCATCCTGTTTATGCTTTGGAGAGACATCTCAGGAGGAATGAGGTTTTGGTGCCAGGGGCGCAGGTTAGCGGGACG tgcggggggggggggttggagaggatttACAGACGGAGGGATGTCAAggtggcgaggacgagggagaggtggtttaggttggggagggtggtgaagggtggggaggtgccGGTGAAGGTGCTGCCAAAGatgaaaaggaagaaaaaggggcggttgggtgatggtgatgatgatgaggagggggagcaagGGGCAGGGAATCCGGTTTTTATTGAGAGTCAGACGGAGGTGTATGTGCCGCctccggtggtgggggggagggtgccgagGAATAGGTTTGGGAATGTGGATGTTTATGTGCCGAGTATGGTTCCACGGGGGGGGGTGCATCTACCTCatgagagggcgaggagggcggcgttCGTACTGGGGATCGATGCTGCGCCGGCGTTGACGGGGTTTGAGTTTAGGGGGAGGCAGGGGACGGCGGTGTTGAGGGGCGTTGTGGTTGCGGCTGAGTATAAGGGGGCGATGGAGGCGGTTATTCAAGGACTAGAAGAtatggaggtggaggaggagcaggagagaaAAACGAGGATGTTGCTCGCCGTCTGGAGAAGAATGTTGAAGGGTTTGAGGATTAGGGAGAGGAtcatggatggggtggatgaggaggctgaggcgGAAGCCGAGGCCAGAAAGCAAGAAGACAAGGGTAAAGCCAAAGAGGTAGACATGCCTGATTTCGACgacaccgccaccccctttcacgatgacgaagatgaagactCAGCCGGAAGGGGTGGtttcttcccatccaccaacctcgacagcgATGacgaagggggagggggtgggttcatggtagaagaagaagaagaagaaggcggtggCTTCGTGATAGAATAG